GCGAAAGTAGGCAAGCTGTGATAGCGTCTAATGCCACGCGTATAGATGTATTGctcaaaatgtaattaaacaTGCTCGTCCACATTGAGCAATGAATATAGATGAGATCATACATCAAATTGCTCACATTAATCTCCAATTATGACATAGATGTTATTTATGACTGTGGGGTTAATGGCATGGACCTTCTCCGggttgaaaatatcaaattctgCAATGAACCTTTCCCAACTGACCTGCACTGAATCATATTCGCAGTTTTCTGTCACCTCCAGATCGAATTCGGAGAAATAGAGACCAATGCGATATCCAGATGGTACTTCAATATTCCAGACCTTTTCCTGGTTGTCATCATATCCTTGGGGGTAATTGGGTGATTCAAAATATCCACCAAGACCTGACAAAGTGACGTCAGCGTTAACTGTACACGTCACACACAGGAAATGCATTAGTACGCAGAGAGCTGGAATGGTGCCCTGCAGTTTGTTGAACCTGTTCGGAAATAATGTATGTTGAGGGGAGACACACCATACGTTCTTCCACCTCCCCTTTCTAGCTACATAATCATGCAGAACTCAGTTGGATCAATTATCGATTCTAACTCTTCTtactaaatttgccaaaattGAGGAGGGGATCTGGCATCattgcaattgctgaacttcattttcgcacttctaaccaaatttagaCAGTTCTGGGTTTGATGTGTTCACTACGTTTTTAAATAGCATCGATTGTAGTGATGTaaccgctacaattttcatcatggtgaCGTCATATTAACGTGTTGACGTCACACTtgtgaaccacagacaagtaagacttacttgtctgtgtgtgcacgtacgttggagggggggggggggcttttggcctaaacgaacaaagttcattttattgagcttgtgtgacattgtgcgatagTCCCTTAGTAGAAGACATTATTGGTTATTTCTAtcgtgacctttgaacttttgaTATGAAACAGTATACCACATTGATACTTCCCTTTCACTAGCATGACATTTTACGAGTACTTCACAACAGGGGACAACATTTCCGAGAATTGTTTTTCTTTGCCTCTGTAGATTATCTGGCTATACTAACAAGTTCCATAATAATctatatgtgaaaataattgtttttattatgtATATGTCGACACCCAcaatataatttgtatgtagATATATACGGACCCAGATCTGGACTGTAGCCCCTGAGGGGGCCCAAATCTGGACTGTAGCCCCTGAGGGGGAACGCCACTgtgggaaggggggggggcatttttgTTAACTTTGAGTTCTGATAATCGTTTAATAATTCTACGTCGCTTACACGCGATTAGGGAGAAACTCCGTGGTTGTTTCATTTGAAAGTAACATTACGAGTTGTTCGCCGAAAATATGTATGTTAAGCTATGGTTGAATTTCGAAATTCCGGTTCCAACTAAGATGTATTGCGTGAGACGACTGTCACTTATATTGTTAACGTTAGGCTTGTTAGttgaactcagaccactaaaatctttttagtggtctgagatttgaaataacattttcattgtgaaatgatggaaagacaagTTAAACTCTttaattatgagtgatttttTTAGAACAAAGACACCATGCCATTACAAGGATTTTAATGATGAAGAtagggtacggtcaggtgacaaccactCCCCTGATCATGAATACGGAGTGCAAACCCCCTGTGCGAATACATGGCGAGATGTACGATGCGTCTTAAGCTTGGAACAGACAATTATAATGTcaacagccccccccccacacacacacacacaacacacacacacacacacacgcacgcacgcacgcacgcacgcacgcgcacacacacacacacacacacacacacacacaccacatgcatgcacacatacttCACTGTGTCCGAATACTGAGTCAAGTTATCACGTTACAATGTAAATTATCTACAGCTGTCTTATAAAAAACTCTATCCAAGCAACTCATAGCAACTTTATATATTGACAACTATTGTTAAATACAGAGCACATCCCATTAGACGTCACATGACTTCTTATAACACGTAGACGTTAGTGCTTTACTGAGAAATATATGACGTTAGTTAGTCAGTAACCAAACAGTTCATACATGTGCTCTGGTGTTTTGATAACGCGGAATTACAGGTTATTAGTAGAGAGAAAATATTCAAGCAAGTCATCACGAAAACAACACGGCCATTATTGGAGAAAATAGAGTCGATGGTATGGCTCAGGGTAGCTATTGCTACTGGATAACGTATTAATTATGAATGTAAAAGTTTTTCAACGTTAAACCTCACCTCCACACGCCGCTCCTCATTTTGGATCCCTTTACGTCGTTTAGTAaatatgtagtgtagtgttgccCGCCAAAAAATAGAAAACTGAGAATCGGTCAACCCTGTGTCCCCTCGTCAGCGAACAGCAAAAACTGTTGCAATCGAGATGATCAGTGAACTTTGACAGTGAAACATTATACTTCGTTCTCACTTCTATTTTCCCAACATAGCGGAAGTTCTATTTTAATAGTAACTGAAAGCGGAATTCGAAGAGAGTTTGTGGTCAAGAATTGTGATAAGTTTTAGCTTCCTTGCGTTCTCCTTCTGAAATTTCCTACGTTGTTATCTTTCGTAAGGAAGGTTAGGGATGAAaggtgtgtgtgttgtgtgtgtgtgtgtgtgtgtgtgtgtgtgtgtgtgtgtgtgtgtgtgtgtgtgtgtgtgtgtgtgtgtcagtgtgtgtgtgtgtgtgtgtgtacgtctgtatgtttgtatcatCATTTTTCTAAACAAACGGCTGCCTCAAtgcaaacaaaatttggtgcaCAAATTCTTTCTGGTAAtagctagaactgattaggttttggtaaacacttcatgaatattaatgagttatatacataattgtaattttcggtaattaggctgtatcttaagaatgcacatttTATTATAGTAAGACCGAAATATTATTTGTTCGGTATTACTATAACATCTGACctaaatttgccaaaattaaGCTTTGAAGTAGAGGGTCAacatgatatcaatattaacCAATtctagaatccaaaatggccaccgAGTTGAGAAAAGATTGTCGAATTCCTTCTTTACAACAAGGTGACCAAAATTTCTTGCCATATTTCAAAAAGTGTTAAAGACAAACTTACAAAGTTTTAAGAGATTTAataagaactttgatttttcagagaaatagggaacttgcaatccagactgagcatgctcagacgcaaaggattatgggattatctgtggttatcttaatatctaatctggagctaccaataaaaaacGCTCCAAcaaattgtcagggtaactatgaattgatcattcgcagttgcaaacaatgtaacagtattgtttaaaataccaattcattagtatttattatcacattccccatgatgcaacattcaacatggcgggtttgcaagtttcctattgaTACATGAGGTGTAATTAAAAGGTCACCCATTAACCGGTCAAAGGTCAACCATCTGATTATGTTATTGTCTCAGTTTAAACCAAAACTTCTTTGACTTCCCGGCATCCGAGAGGCTGCAGTGGCGTCTGGGTAAGCGAGACTACGTTTGCTGGTCGAAGTTCAACCATTCACAAAAGGTCAAATATTTAccggtcaaaggtcaactatTTACCAGTCGAAGGTCAGATCAGTATCTTTCATTCTCTCCTTGTACAGTAATTCAAATTCTTCATTTTGTGCCACAGTGAAATGGTTCTCCCAGTCACCAACGATACCTGAAAACATATGATTTAATATTCGTAAAATGTACTAGTTTCGATTACCCAGACTCTAATTGCTTGGGGCTCTGCCAACGAGACCTCTCCAAGCGTTCTCGTCTGGGTCGTATCATAGAAGAGCCCCAAGCGGtgagggtctgggtaaccaagactataaATGTATTAACCATGTGTACAAAGCAATAACtgggattatttgtagttgtagtgaGACGTAAACTGGAGAGACAGGACGTTTGGGGAGGGTCCCCGTACAAGGCAGGATCTAGTAACCAGGTAACCTAGACAAgatgtggttaaaaacaatttaACGTTCTTTTTAAACAatttatcttatcaatggaaatgacatcatatctCCCATAATGCActtttcaaaatggcagttttGCTACTTCCTTTTGGAACAGCACCTTTCATGAGAAGGGCGATACCCTATATTCATGCCATTATATGGGATTTGTCACAGGTTGCACAGAATGTTGAACGAATTGACTCTCCATTATCATGATGGTGATACATAGCATAaactctccactgtctatggtacaaGGTAAAGTTTTTGACTCGTCTGTaaagtactactagtatatgcCGTGGCGGGGTGCACTCAATCAagcatcggtcaaccccttgACCATTGAAGGTGGAGTGACACAATGCAGTTTTCCACTTGTTGgatcacagataactaacacagtTAGTTATCTGTGGTTGGATACAAGACGTTATATCCGCTGAACCATGTGAACTTGTCttagatacatgtaatataaaattGGCCATTGCTCTATAGTAGCCGCAGTATCATGAAAGCATGACCAGGAGATAGCTAGTTCCACGTACACATGGAATGTATGGTTTGTAGTAGTAACTTACCTTTTCGTATAAATGGACTAATTTTGCTATCAATAATTGCTCTATTAAAGGTATACTCTTTCTTCTCTCTGCCTTTCATACTTTTAAATGATGTTTCTTCAACGACTCTATTGAGGAAATCGTCAGATATAGGCCTGTCGATGTGTTCAGCGATTTGACGTACAGCTTTATGAGGATCCTGAAAGTTGAAAACGAGGCCCATATGATAACAACCGGCTGTCGTCAAAATactttcccaccaaatttcattctCATTTATTTGGAAGGTAAATTTCTAAAATGTTAAGTTCGTAGTCTGTCCGTTTGCAATTGTAAAACTGTCCATCTGGTTGTACACCAGACTAAGTCTAAATCCGTGTGCTCCTGAGCGAACATACGAGTATTGGCATTTTTTTAGATTATATCCCATTCCTCCTTTAGGCTGAAAGTACACCGTGACTGGGCGCTCTCTCACATCGGTGAGGGAGGAATGAAACGATGTAATtaatatattacagtttaaTTCATCCTTATAAGAACACCACTCCGGGAAATTTGAACTTTCAAGGCATTTATGTAAACTTTGGGTtatggagaatcatttcatgattttacatcgcATAAATTTCGTGCAACTGCCAAGAAAACCAAATGAAACGTTGTTTCAATTTGGTATGGTGCATGGTAATCGCGCGAAAATTGTGTGACGTAAAATCATGAACTGACTCtcaagaacccaaagtttaaAAAATTGACGTTATTTCAAGGAGGTGAAGaaaatttcatcaaaacatCAGACCTCTTTCAAGATCCAAAATGTCAAAGATAATTTAGTAAAAACGACGGTCCGTCAGTTTGACATTTCACAATCAAATATAATTGTGTTATATTTCCTTATAAAAATAGTTGTTGACTTACCCTTTTCATGTCTTCATATTTCAGATAAAGTACATTAGGGTGGTCTTTATATTTCCACCATCCTATCACGTGATCAAACCAATCACCGAATGACACTGAAGTAGAAAATGATTGTTGAATCAGCTGAGTGAGCGTactttttgtagctgtatacatgataaatcaaatcgaATTGTAGGTCTGTACCCAAACATCAGCGCCCTCGACGGTGTCACGTTTTAAACCTGTTATTGCAATACTAATGGATAAGATCAACCACTGACTGACATGTACAAAGTATGTTTACTTGAGGAAAAAATATCCCAATTGGAACTAGTACAACTTTAATTCATTTTTATGAAACTTCTATCTCACCTTGTTTATTCAtgaacatttgtaaaaattCCTCCCAAGGTCCCTTATAAAATCCATGGACTGAAGTACTACGATAGAAATGATAATAAGAAACTGCTGTGTCCTTTGGATTTCTTGCAATGTAAATTATCTGTAGAATGAGATAATAAGAagtcattattatcatcatcattatcatcatcatcatcatcatcatcatcatcatcatcatcatcatcatcatcatcatcatcatcatcatcatcatcatcatcatcatcatcaccatcatcatcataaatgGATTAACGTCATGACCAATATGGTAAACATGAAACAATACATGTGAATACGACAAAATA
The sequence above is drawn from the Glandiceps talaboti chromosome 21, keGlaTala1.1, whole genome shotgun sequence genome and encodes:
- the LOC144451720 gene encoding sulfotransferase 1 family member D1-like is translated as MADSDAMPENGPHKIDGQYVYKGVLCGGYVNRDLLETPESVEIRDGDVFVITYPKSGTTWTQEIVSLLMNSDNPELARKELLLLRAPFMEFKKQFGLPAYIWIWVLSQTLGRLAGYLPTSLARYIPISPPHLLRGLTGINVMNNLKSPRHIKSHLPVKLLPMQIFNKSKIIYIARNPKDTAVSYYHFYRSTSVHGFYKGPWEEFLQMFMNKQVSFGDWFDHVIGWWKYKDHPNVLYLKYEDMKRDPHKAVRQIAEHIDRPISDDFLNRVVEETSFKSMKGREKKEYTFNRAIIDSKISPFIRKGIVGDWENHFTVAQNEEFELLYKERMKDTDLTFDW